A single Arcobacter sp. FWKO B DNA region contains:
- a CDS encoding major outer membrane protein, translating to MKKFAKISLAAAVAVAGLSSVASAKPLEEAIKGVDATGYVTYRMDHQDYSKPSNTASKETHNYKAAMTLTIPATEDVNVKLQGVVWGQGLNGKDSTKTNETNPSTDLMEANFVYTGVENLTVIAGKQAINTPWTEGTSHINKTNSGTGALALYNAGFATFAAAHFTAHNVATVANTDTNAVNDVNALLGGGQNITVAAAIIPIMDVATAQIWYADFAKDSNAGTLKKGADALTVSADINLMDLAKLNVGHSTLDANDDAILKKQKLTKAVLSGSVDIVNLAAGYAKGGKDGAIVAFDSDASAAFKGWRVHTNANLKDIKAYMLKADVNVMDNLNLALTHVSAKADVAAKGKNKETYAQATYKFASNLSAYLRYGTQKDELVDGSKAAPIKSNNTRLEVAFKF from the coding sequence ATGAAAAAATTCGCGAAAATTAGTTTAGCTGCTGCAGTTGCTGTAGCAGGTTTAAGTTCAGTTGCAAGTGCTAAGCCACTTGAAGAAGCTATCAAAGGTGTTGATGCTACAGGTTATGTAACATATAGAATGGATCACCAAGATTACTCTAAGCCATCAAATACAGCTAGTAAAGAAACTCATAACTACAAAGCTGCTATGACTTTAACTATTCCAGCTACTGAAGATGTAAATGTAAAATTACAAGGTGTTGTTTGGGGTCAAGGTTTAAATGGTAAAGATTCTACAAAAACAAATGAGACTAATCCATCAACAGATTTAATGGAAGCAAACTTTGTATATACTGGTGTTGAAAACTTAACAGTTATCGCTGGTAAACAAGCTATCAATACTCCATGGACTGAGGGAACTTCTCATATCAACAAAACAAATAGTGGAACTGGTGCATTAGCATTATATAACGCTGGTTTTGCTACTTTTGCTGCTGCGCATTTTACAGCTCATAATGTTGCTACAGTAGCTAATACTGATACAAACGCAGTAAACGATGTTAATGCATTATTAGGTGGTGGACAAAACATCACTGTAGCAGCAGCTATTATTCCAATTATGGATGTTGCAACTGCACAAATTTGGTATGCTGATTTTGCAAAAGATAGCAATGCTGGAACACTAAAAAAAGGTGCTGATGCGTTAACTGTATCTGCAGATATCAATTTAATGGATCTTGCAAAGCTTAATGTTGGACACTCAACTTTAGATGCTAATGATGATGCTATCTTAAAAAAACAAAAACTTACTAAAGCTGTATTAAGTGGTTCAGTTGATATAGTAAATCTTGCTGCTGGATATGCAAAAGGTGGTAAAGATGGTGCTATCGTAGCGTTTGATTCTGATGCATCTGCTGCGTTCAAAGGATGGAGAGTTCATACAAATGCTAATTTAAAAGATATCAAAGCATATATGTTAAAAGCTGATGTAAATGTAATGGATAACTTAAATCTTGCACTTACTCATGTATCTGCAAAAGCTGATGTAGCTGCAAAAGGTAAAAATAAAGAAACTTATGCACAAGCAACATATAAATTTGCTAGCAACCTATCTGCTTACTTAAGATATGGTACTCAAAAAGATGAGTTAGTTGATGGTTCAAAAGCTGCTCCAATCAAATCAAACAATACAAGACTTGAAGTTGCTTTCAAATTCTAA